The following are encoded in a window of Spea bombifrons isolate aSpeBom1 chromosome 2, aSpeBom1.2.pri, whole genome shotgun sequence genomic DNA:
- the WARS2 gene encoding tryptophan--tRNA ligase, mitochondrial, which yields MALPMARRAVLCRVKGGHRGLGSSAAKRVEPRVFSGIQPTGIPHLGNYLGALQSWARLQDEFSCVLYSVVDLHSITVPQDPAALRRSILDMTACLLACGVRPEKSCIFQQSQVAEHAELGWILSCLVSMPRLKHLPQWKIKSQNQKNEGSVGLFTYPVLQTADILLYRSTHVPVGDDQAQHLELTQDTARKFNSKFGDFFPVPKALMSTSRKIRSLRDPSAKMSKSDPQRLATVRLTDSPEEIALKFRKAVTDFTSEVTYDPEHRPGVSNLVDIHSAVTGLGIEDVVRQSRGLETAQYKRLVADAVIEKLAPIRGEIKRLQGDAGFLGQVLDGGTRRARELAAPVYDSVCKLVGLR from the exons ATGGCGCTGCCCATGGCCAGGCGTGCGGTTCTGTGCCGGGTGAAGGGCGGACACCGGGGGCTGGGGAGCTCGGCCGCCAAG CGTGTGGAGCCGCGTGTGTTCTCGGGAATCCAGCCCACCGGGATCCCCCACCTGGGTAACTACCTAGGGGCCCTGCAGAGCTGGGCCCGGCTTCAGGATGAGTTCAGCTGCGTTCTGTACAGCGTCGTGGACCTGCACTCCATCACCGTGCCGCAGGACCCCGCAGCGCTGCGGCGCAGTATACTGGACATGACGGCGTGCCTGCTGGCCTGCGGCGTCCGCCCCGAGAAGAGCTGCATCTTCCAGCAGTCGCAG GTGGCGGAGCACGCCGAGCTTGGCTGGATCCTGAGCTGCCTCGTCTCCATGCCCCGGCTCAAGCATCTGCCCCAGTGGAAG ATTAAGAGCCAAAACCAGAAGAACGAAGGCAGCGTTGGGTTATTCACCTACCCGGTGCTCCAGACGGCCGACATCCTTCTGTACAG GTCCACGCACGTCCCCGTGGGGGATGACCAGGCGCAGCACTTGGAGCTCACGCAGGACACGGCGCGCAAGTTCAATAGCaagtttggggatttttttcctGTCCCGAAGGCCCTCATGA GCACCTCCAGGAAGATACGGTCTCTTCGGGACCCGTCAGCCAAGATGTCCAAGTCGGACCCTCAAAGACTGGCCACGGTCCGCCTGACCGACAGCCCGGAGGAAATCGCGCTGAAATTCCGGAAGGCCGTCACGGACTTCACGTCGGAGGTGACCTATGACCCGGAGCATCGCCCAGGGGTCTCCAATTTGGTGGACATACATTCGGCGGTCACGGGTCTCGGAATCGAGGACGTCGTGAGGCAAAGCCGAGGGCTGGAGACGGCTCAGTACAAGCGCTTGGTGGCGGACGCCGTTATAGAGAAACTCGCCCCGATCCGGGGAGAAATAAAACGCCTCCAGGGGGACGCGGGGTTCCTGGGGCAGGTGCTGGACGGTGGGACGCGGAGAGCGCGGGAGCTGGCTGCCCCTGTATACGATTCAGTCTGTAAACTGGTGGGGTTAAGGTGA